The following proteins are co-located in the Palaemon carinicauda isolate YSFRI2023 chromosome 3, ASM3689809v2, whole genome shotgun sequence genome:
- the LOC137630725 gene encoding uncharacterized protein MG328-like, translating into MGQINLEMSEQLERAKNEKVASIHQLESVFEEKIDELEQTIEKQLGIIREMKTEKEGLEMNLTEAKTKNLTNEGNYTCLVNELKDTKKEARRAKDELSRALGENGKLKKSMASIAKERDSLKERVCHLSSGERRAEDRIVQTTKENVGLKDELLAANEIISSLEEQLEGRDKKKEVSRPGTRKVRLDRSSLEIAISAD; encoded by the coding sequence atgggacaaataaatcttgaaatgagtgaGCAACTGGAAAGAGCTAAGAATGAAAAAGTGGCCTCCATTCATcagttggaatctgtatttgaggaaaAGATTGATGAACTGGAACAGACAATTGAGAAGCAATTGGGGATcattagagagatgaaaacagaaaaAGAGGGGCTGGAGATGAACCTGACTGAGGCTAAGACGAAAAACTTGACCAATGAAGGAAATTACACCTGCCTCGTAAATGAGTTAAAAGACACCAAGAAAGAAGCCCGTAGGGCGAAGGATGAGCTGTCTAGGGCTTTAGGAGAGAATGGCAAACTAAAGAAGAGTATGGCTTCCATTGCCAAGGAGAGAGATAGTCTCAAGGAACGTGTCTGCCATCTAAGCTCTGGTGAGCGAAGGGCAGAGGACAGGATCGTCCAAaccaccaaagaaaatgttggtctgaaggacgagctacttgcggcaaatgagatcatctCTTCACTCGAGGAGCAACTTGAAgggagagataagaagaaagaagtgaGCAGACCTGGAACGAGGAAAGTGAGACTTGACAGGTCAAGTTTAGAAATTGCAATTTCGGCTgattag